The following coding sequences are from one Megamonas funiformis window:
- a CDS encoding RNA-guided endonuclease InsQ/TnpB family protein, with product MILAKKVRIYPTKEQEQKLWQSVGTARFIYNYTLAKQEENYKNGGKFISDGIIRKELTQLKKSELIWLNEVSNNVTKQAVKDACNAYKRFFKGLAKKPKFKIRKKSKPSFYNDTSKLKVKEKKVLIEKVGWIKTNEQIPIDVKYNNPRVTYDNKYWYISVGVEVDKKQEELTDISLGIDLGLKDLAVCSDGKVFKNINKTKEVKNLEKRLKQKQRQISRKYEINKIKKGGSCQFIKTKNIEKLENTTKLMHRKLTNIRDNYIHQVTTSIVKTKPYRIVIEDLNVSGMIKNKHLSDSVRKQCFNKFRQYITYKAELYGIGLVIADRFYPSSKTCSECGSIKKDLKLKDRVYRCPHCGVVIDRDYNASLNLSMYKLA from the coding sequence ATGATACTTGCAAAGAAAGTTAGAATTTATCCAACAAAAGAGCAAGAACAAAAATTGTGGCAATCTGTAGGAACTGCTAGATTTATCTATAACTATACTCTTGCGAAACAGGAAGAAAATTATAAAAATGGTGGTAAATTTATTAGCGATGGAATCATAAGAAAAGAATTAACTCAACTAAAAAAGTCTGAACTAATTTGGTTAAATGAAGTATCAAATAATGTTACTAAACAAGCTGTAAAAGACGCTTGTAATGCTTATAAAAGATTTTTTAAAGGTTTAGCTAAGAAACCAAAATTTAAAATTAGAAAGAAAAGTAAACCTAGTTTTTATAATGATACTTCAAAATTAAAGGTTAAAGAGAAAAAAGTTTTAATTGAAAAAGTAGGTTGGATAAAAACAAATGAACAAATACCTATTGATGTTAAATATAATAATCCTAGAGTTACTTATGATAATAAGTATTGGTATATATCCGTAGGAGTAGAAGTTGATAAAAAGCAGGAAGAATTAACAGATATTTCATTAGGCATAGATTTAGGATTAAAAGACTTAGCTGTTTGTTCAGATGGAAAAGTTTTTAAAAATATTAATAAAACTAAAGAAGTTAAAAATTTGGAAAAAAGATTAAAACAGAAACAAAGACAAATTAGTAGAAAATATGAGATAAATAAAATTAAAAAAGGAGGAAGTTGCCAATTTATCAAAACTAAAAATATAGAGAAATTAGAGAATACAACAAAACTAATGCATAGAAAATTAACTAATATTAGAGATAATTATATTCATCAAGTTACAACAAGTATAGTGAAAACCAAACCATACAGAATTGTAATAGAAGATTTGAATGTTTCTGGAATGATAAAAAATAAACATCTGTCTGATTCAGTAAGAAAACAATGTTTTAATAAATTTAGACAGTATATAACTTATAAAGCAGAGTTATATGGAATTGGATTAGTAATAGCAGATAGATTTTATCCATCGTCAAAAACTTGCAGTGAATGTGGTTCTATAAAGAAGGATTTAAAACTAAAAGATAGGGTTTATAGATGTCCACATTGTGGAGTAGTAATTGATAGAGATTATAATGCTTCACTAAATTTATCTATGTATAAATTAGCATAG
- the sdaAB gene encoding L-serine ammonia-lyase, iron-sulfur-dependent subunit beta, with amino-acid sequence MRSAFDIIGPIMIGPSSSHTAGAVRLGLMARAILGEEVKIINIKLYGSFAQTYKGHGTDRALIAGIMGFKPDDERIRNSLEIAKEKNIEFNFSKVDLEDAHPNTAIIELIGVTDRKIEVTGASIGGGNIIISAVNNYEVQLSGKYPSIIIVHQDMPGVVNGVTAALARYNINIAYMKVSRSERGAEALMNIEVDDTISDEAVKACSRVIGVKKVLRIDAI; translated from the coding sequence ATGCGAAGTGCATTTGATATTATCGGGCCAATAATGATAGGGCCATCAAGTTCACATACAGCAGGTGCTGTGAGATTGGGATTGATGGCTAGAGCTATCTTAGGTGAAGAAGTAAAAATTATAAATATAAAATTATATGGTTCATTTGCGCAAACATATAAAGGTCATGGTACAGATAGAGCTTTGATTGCAGGTATAATGGGTTTTAAACCAGATGATGAAAGAATACGTAATTCTTTAGAAATAGCCAAAGAGAAAAATATTGAATTTAATTTCTCTAAAGTAGATTTAGAAGATGCACATCCTAATACAGCTATTATAGAATTGATAGGTGTAACAGATAGAAAAATAGAAGTTACAGGTGCGTCCATTGGCGGAGGCAATATAATTATTTCTGCTGTTAATAATTATGAAGTACAATTAAGTGGGAAATATCCATCAATAATTATCGTACATCAAGATATGCCAGGTGTAGTAAATGGTGTTACTGCAGCTTTAGCACGCTATAATATTAATATTGCCTATATGAAAGTTTCTCGAAGCGAAAGAGGAGCAGAAGCTTTGATGAATATTGAAGTTGATGATACAATTTCTGATGAGGCAGTAAAAGCTTGCAGTAGAGTTATTGGTGTAAAAAAAGTATTACGAATTGATGCTATTTAA
- a CDS encoding IS607 family transposase translates to MKYYSIGEFADKIGKTIQTLRNWDKNNTFKPAYVTTGGTRYYSQEQLNNFLGLKIKTKINKKIVGYCRVSSTKQKDDLERQIENVRTYMIAKGYQFEIITDIGSGINYNKKGLNQLIDMITNSEIEKVVILYKDRLIRFGYELIENLCEKYGATIEIIDNTERTEEQELVEDLIQIVTVFSCRLQGKRANKAKKMIKELIEDDTCKES, encoded by the coding sequence ATGAAATATTACTCAATAGGAGAATTTGCAGATAAAATAGGGAAAACAATTCAAACTCTTAGAAATTGGGATAAAAATAATACTTTTAAACCTGCTTATGTAACTACTGGTGGTACAAGATATTATTCTCAAGAACAACTTAATAATTTTTTAGGTTTGAAGATAAAAACTAAAATAAATAAGAAAATTGTTGGTTATTGTAGAGTTAGTTCAACTAAGCAAAAAGATGACCTTGAAAGGCAAATTGAAAATGTAAGGACATATATGATTGCAAAAGGTTATCAATTTGAGATAATAACGGATATTGGAAGCGGAATTAACTATAATAAAAAAGGACTGAATCAATTAATTGATATGATTACTAATTCAGAGATTGAGAAAGTAGTAATTCTTTATAAAGATAGATTAATTAGATTTGGATATGAATTGATAGAAAATCTTTGTGAAAAATATGGAGCAACAATTGAAATTATTGATAATACAGAGAGAACTGAAGAACAAGAGTTAGTAGAAGATTTAATTCAAATAGTTACTGTATTTAGTTGTAGACTTCAAGGAAAAAGAGCTAATAAAGCTAAAAAAATGATTAAGGAGTTAATAGAAGATGATACTTGCAAAGAAAGTTAG
- the sdaAA gene encoding L-serine ammonia-lyase, iron-sulfur-dependent, subunit alpha gives MINFSCIQDLIDIANAQERTIDDIVVEYEATHSFKSVIYIKENMQTIWQVMKESAEKSINNTQKSVSGMVGGDAQKLFTFKDSFAGDFVKEAASYAVAVAETNAAMGKIAACPTAGSCGIVPGALIAAQNHYNYDDEQICNALFTATGIGMVIENNAMIAGAQGGCQAECGSAAGMAAGALVHLAGGSPEQIGNAVALAIKNLLGLACDPVAGLVEVPCVKRNGFATTVAILAADMSLAGIKSVIPVDEVIDAMYRIGKSMPKSIRETATGGLATTPTGIALKEKIYSK, from the coding sequence GTGATAAATTTTTCTTGCATACAAGATTTGATAGATATAGCAAATGCTCAAGAGCGAACTATTGATGATATCGTTGTAGAATATGAAGCAACACATAGTTTTAAATCTGTGATTTATATTAAAGAAAATATGCAAACTATTTGGCAAGTAATGAAAGAGTCAGCAGAAAAAAGTATAAATAATACGCAAAAATCTGTCAGTGGCATGGTCGGCGGAGATGCTCAAAAATTATTCACTTTTAAAGACAGTTTTGCTGGCGATTTTGTCAAAGAAGCAGCTTCTTATGCAGTAGCTGTAGCAGAAACAAATGCTGCTATGGGGAAAATAGCTGCTTGCCCAACAGCTGGTTCTTGTGGTATTGTTCCAGGGGCTTTAATTGCTGCTCAAAATCATTATAATTATGATGATGAGCAGATTTGTAATGCATTATTTACAGCGACAGGTATTGGCATGGTGATTGAAAATAATGCCATGATTGCAGGTGCTCAAGGTGGTTGTCAGGCTGAATGTGGTTCAGCAGCAGGCATGGCAGCTGGAGCGTTAGTTCATCTTGCAGGTGGTTCTCCAGAACAGATTGGCAATGCAGTAGCCTTAGCGATTAAAAATTTATTAGGTTTAGCTTGCGATCCTGTGGCAGGGCTTGTAGAAGTTCCTTGTGTAAAACGCAATGGATTTGCAACGACAGTAGCGATTTTGGCAGCAGATATGTCCCTTGCTGGTATAAAATCAGTGATACCAGTAGATGAAGTAATTGATGCTATGTATCGCATTGGCAAATCTATGCCAAAAAGTATACGCGAAACAGCTACTGGCGGTCTAGCTACTACACCTACAGGTATAGCTTTAAAAGAAAAAATCTATAGCAAATAA
- a CDS encoding two pore domain potassium channel family protein, whose translation MSSNLLIHNIAFYLSFINLILCYLLLANTLKFILQNILAYTNIFNLSNLWKVALLIIFYFLSTLTLFCYIGSIYYVNAYSINNPNIFDLFYYVVIAFGTIGYGDIYPTCYYTKAIAILIVFTSISCISIMLSSFLSVSHEKNK comes from the coding sequence TTGAGTTCTAATCTTTTAATTCACAATATTGCTTTTTACTTATCTTTTATCAATCTAATTCTCTGCTATTTACTTTTAGCTAATACATTAAAATTTATTTTGCAAAATATCTTAGCTTATACAAATATCTTCAATCTTAGCAATTTATGGAAAGTAGCCCTACTTATCATTTTTTATTTTCTCAGTACCTTAACATTATTTTGCTATATTGGCAGTATTTATTATGTTAATGCCTACTCTATAAATAATCCAAATATCTTTGATTTATTTTATTATGTAGTCATTGCTTTTGGCACAATAGGTTATGGTGATATTTATCCTACTTGCTATTATACTAAAGCAATCGCTATTCTTATTGTATTTACAAGTATAAGTTGTATAAGTATTATGCTCAGTAGTTTTCTTTCTGTTTCTCATGAAAAAAATAAATAA
- a CDS encoding glycosyl hydrolase family 18 protein, with protein MHLCKKIIYMTLGIYMMMISICLAGQNDNLSKETSEKINLVWQPVIDEENDLSKIDKIPGVNVISPSWFVIDSEQGHIQNKIDINYLKNAREKGYKIWPLIHNDFNAEMTHKWLNDKKAKDYIIRQLIFYAHRYNIEGYNFDLENIYDEDRDKLTEFMKEVTEALHQDEVIISMDITVASDMENWSKCYDRKALGEYVDYLVLMAYDEHGRLSKTAGSVASLNWVENGVKDLTEQVPSEKIILGIPLYMRLWEEDYEGNVSAKTLNMEDANKLMKEKDKYPIWLKNEGQIYFAYHEDGKIYRVWKEDVNSLRLKVDLVKKYKLAGVASWRKGFETKDIWPMINKRLQK; from the coding sequence TTGCATTTATGTAAAAAAATTATCTATATGACTTTGGGAATATATATGATGATGATATCAATATGTTTAGCAGGTCAAAATGATAATTTATCTAAAGAAACATCAGAAAAAATAAATTTAGTATGGCAACCAGTTATTGATGAAGAAAATGATTTATCAAAAATTGATAAGATTCCAGGAGTAAATGTCATATCACCATCGTGGTTTGTAATTGATAGTGAACAAGGGCATATTCAAAATAAAATAGATATAAATTATTTGAAAAATGCAAGAGAAAAAGGTTATAAAATATGGCCATTAATTCATAATGATTTTAATGCCGAAATGACACATAAATGGTTAAATGATAAAAAGGCAAAGGATTATATCATTCGTCAATTGATATTTTATGCACATCGTTATAATATTGAAGGCTATAATTTTGACTTAGAAAATATCTATGATGAAGATAGAGATAAATTGACTGAATTTATGAAAGAAGTAACTGAGGCACTACATCAAGATGAAGTTATAATCTCTATGGATATAACGGTGGCTTCAGATATGGAAAATTGGTCTAAATGTTATGATAGAAAAGCATTGGGTGAATATGTAGATTATCTTGTTTTGATGGCATATGATGAGCATGGTAGATTATCTAAAACAGCAGGGTCAGTAGCATCATTAAATTGGGTGGAAAATGGAGTAAAAGATTTAACAGAGCAAGTCCCTTCAGAAAAAATCATCTTAGGAATTCCTTTATATATGCGCTTATGGGAAGAAGATTATGAAGGTAATGTATCGGCTAAAACCTTAAATATGGAAGATGCCAATAAATTAATGAAAGAAAAAGACAAATATCCTATTTGGCTAAAAAATGAAGGTCAGATATATTTTGCTTATCATGAAGATGGAAAAATATATCGTGTATGGAAAGAAGATGTAAATTCTTTGCGCTTAAAAGTAGATTTAGTCAAAAAATATAAACTTGCAGGAGTAGCCTCATGGAGAAAAGGTTTTGAGACTAAAGATATTTGGCCAATGATAAACAAGCGTTTACAAAAATAA
- the trhA gene encoding PAQR family membrane homeostasis protein TrhA — protein MSTEYVYKSTKKIEEILNAITHGVGTLLAVIGLVAMLYYGYDKGILHLTSIIVYGVSMILLYLASTLYHSFSFCSQKVQSVFKCIDHSAIYLLIAGNYTPFALIALYGTLGWAVFGVVWGLALAGIVFQIFFYNRFRVIGTICYLVMGWLAVTIVNPLLDTLSVEAIWWLVAGGVLYSIGAIFYLIRKIPYNHVIWHVFVILGSAAHFITIYCYVLPLSID, from the coding sequence ATGAGTACAGAATATGTATATAAGTCCACAAAAAAAATAGAAGAAATTTTAAATGCGATTACCCATGGAGTGGGAACGCTACTAGCTGTTATTGGTTTGGTTGCAATGTTGTATTATGGCTATGATAAAGGAATTTTGCATTTAACAAGTATCATAGTATATGGTGTTTCCATGATATTATTATATTTAGCTTCGACACTGTATCATAGTTTTAGTTTTTGCAGTCAAAAAGTGCAATCTGTGTTTAAATGTATAGACCATTCGGCAATATATTTACTAATTGCAGGCAATTATACGCCATTTGCTTTGATAGCTCTATATGGTACTTTGGGCTGGGCTGTATTTGGCGTAGTTTGGGGATTGGCTTTAGCGGGAATAGTATTTCAAATTTTCTTTTATAATCGTTTCCGCGTCATTGGTACTATTTGTTATTTAGTCATGGGTTGGCTTGCTGTTACCATCGTAAATCCACTACTTGATACTTTGTCTGTAGAAGCTATTTGGTGGCTTGTAGCTGGTGGTGTTTTATATAGTATTGGTGCGATTTTTTATTTAATCCGCAAGATACCATATAATCATGTTATTTGGCATGTTTTTGTGATTTTAGGCAGTGCAGCTCATTTTATTACAATTTATTGTTATGTATTGCCACTTAGTATAGATTAA
- a CDS encoding N-acetylneuraminate lyase produces MSTRDLKGLYSALLVAFDENGNINEKGLRQIVRHNIDVCKMDGLYVGGSTGENFMLSTEEKKRIFEIAKDEAKDDITLIAQVGSINLKESVELAKFVTDLGYDAISAVTPFYYKFSFDEIKYYYETIIKDVDNRMIIYSIPFLTGVDMSLAQFGELFANPKIVGVKFTAADFYLLERMRKTYPDVLIFAGFDEMLLPATVLGVDGAIGSTYNVNGVRARQIFELAKQEKISEALEIQHVTNDLITDILDNGLYGTIKLLLEEAGVEAGCCREPMKKYSPEMRARAKEIYKKYF; encoded by the coding sequence ATGTCAACTAGAGATTTAAAAGGATTATATTCTGCTTTATTAGTAGCTTTTGATGAAAATGGCAATATAAATGAAAAAGGTTTACGTCAGATTGTACGTCATAATATTGATGTATGCAAAATGGACGGTTTATATGTTGGTGGTAGCACAGGTGAAAACTTCATGCTTTCCACAGAAGAGAAAAAACGTATTTTTGAAATTGCTAAAGATGAAGCAAAAGATGATATCACTTTGATTGCTCAAGTTGGTTCTATCAATCTTAAAGAATCCGTAGAACTTGCTAAATTTGTTACAGATTTAGGTTATGATGCAATCAGTGCTGTAACTCCATTTTATTATAAATTCAGCTTTGATGAAATTAAATATTACTATGAAACAATCATCAAAGATGTAGATAACAGAATGATTATTTATTCTATTCCTTTCTTAACTGGTGTAGATATGAGCCTTGCTCAATTTGGTGAATTATTTGCTAATCCAAAAATCGTTGGTGTTAAATTCACAGCAGCAGATTTCTATTTATTAGAAAGAATGAGAAAAACTTATCCAGATGTTTTAATTTTTGCTGGTTTTGATGAAATGCTCTTACCTGCTACAGTATTGGGTGTAGATGGTGCTATTGGTTCTACTTATAACGTAAATGGTGTACGTGCTCGTCAGATTTTTGAATTGGCAAAACAAGAAAAAATTTCTGAAGCTCTTGAAATTCAACATGTTACAAATGATTTAATCACAGATATCTTAGACAATGGTTTATATGGCACTATAAAATTATTGCTTGAAGAAGCTGGTGTTGAAGCTGGTTGTTGCCGTGAACCAATGAAAAAATATTCTCCAGAAATGAGAGCTAGAGCTAAAGAAATTTATAAAAAATATTTTTGA
- a CDS encoding DMT family transporter: MPNRVLGGIFLTIAASIWGGMFVAVKLVVDIIPPIPLVWFRYLVAFVVLSMVVIYEGVNLKIDKKDILLLISIGIIGHTISIVTQEYGTMYSSAQMGSVVTSATPAFMLIFAVWLLKEKITLRKILSVILATVGVIMIAGVDNMDFDKQLGVLFSTIAALTWALMSVMLKLIPSKYPPLLINFYAVITGIVCLAPLNIPTLDLLPWDEILNPVAIGSVVYLGAVSTAGAFLLWNKGLLLMEAGASGLFFFFQPIVGTFLGWLILDEQITLNFWIGSILIFIGVFLVTVRNE; encoded by the coding sequence ATGCCAAATAGAGTATTAGGAGGAATTTTTTTAACCATAGCAGCTAGTATTTGGGGCGGTATGTTTGTAGCTGTAAAATTAGTAGTGGATATAATACCGCCAATACCGTTAGTATGGTTTCGTTATTTAGTAGCCTTTGTGGTATTATCAATGGTTGTAATCTATGAAGGCGTTAATCTAAAAATAGATAAAAAAGATATATTATTATTAATCAGTATAGGGATAATAGGACATACTATTTCTATTGTTACTCAAGAATATGGAACAATGTATTCTTCAGCACAGATGGGTTCAGTTGTTACTTCGGCGACACCAGCATTTATGTTGATTTTTGCTGTATGGCTTTTAAAAGAAAAAATCACTTTGCGTAAAATATTATCCGTTATTTTAGCCACTGTCGGTGTAATCATGATTGCTGGCGTTGATAATATGGATTTTGATAAACAATTAGGTGTACTTTTTTCTACCATAGCAGCATTGACATGGGCATTGATGTCTGTAATGTTAAAATTGATACCTAGTAAATATCCGCCATTATTAATAAATTTTTATGCTGTAATAACAGGAATTGTATGCTTAGCACCACTTAATATACCGACATTAGATTTATTGCCATGGGATGAAATCTTAAATCCTGTAGCGATTGGTTCGGTAGTATATTTAGGGGCAGTATCTACAGCAGGAGCATTTTTGCTTTGGAATAAAGGTCTTTTATTGATGGAAGCAGGTGCTAGTGGATTATTTTTCTTTTTTCAACCTATAGTAGGGACTTTTTTAGGCTGGTTAATTTTAGATGAACAAATCACTTTGAATTTTTGGATAGGAAGTATATTGATTTTTATAGGTGTATTTTTAGTTACAGTTAGAAATGAATAA
- a CDS encoding protein-tyrosine-phosphatase → MKLKYLSLLLSSICIMQFMTVPSLANAQAMEIKSNLAIDVEDIKDTAEYKGYLWRIDAKDDENLPRNFRTSKDKFKKASDKYGIDVNYVPTKEGLDELQASGSAQFSLNQFSALTKALQENGAKDIYIVDLRQENHGFFNNDAVSWYGKRDWANIGKSRKEIIRQEMNLLKANLNKNTKRATLDDDKNADEVDTFLIKTVTTEKNLVKKNNLHYVRITATDHVWPSPENIDEFIKLYKSLPKDAWLHFHCEAGKGRTTTFLAMYDMMKNPQVPLKDILYRQLLLGGNYVAYTEDISASSNWKAPYYNQKAKMIEVFYQYVQENHQNNFQVLWSDWLKNHSL, encoded by the coding sequence ATGAAACTGAAATATTTAAGTTTATTGTTGAGTTCAATTTGTATTATGCAATTTATGACAGTACCTTCTTTGGCAAATGCACAAGCTATGGAAATAAAATCTAATTTAGCAATTGATGTGGAAGATATAAAAGATACAGCAGAGTATAAAGGTTATCTTTGGCGCATAGATGCTAAAGATGATGAAAATTTGCCTAGAAATTTTCGCACATCAAAGGATAAGTTCAAAAAGGCAAGTGATAAATATGGAATTGATGTTAATTATGTGCCTACAAAAGAAGGTTTAGACGAATTACAAGCTTCAGGTAGTGCACAATTTTCTTTAAATCAATTTTCTGCTTTAACTAAAGCTTTGCAGGAAAATGGTGCTAAAGATATTTATATAGTGGATTTAAGACAGGAAAATCATGGATTTTTTAATAATGATGCTGTTAGCTGGTATGGTAAACGAGATTGGGCGAATATAGGAAAATCAAGAAAAGAAATTATTCGTCAGGAAATGAATTTATTGAAAGCTAATCTAAATAAAAACACAAAAAGAGCTACTTTAGATGACGATAAAAATGCTGATGAAGTAGATACTTTTTTGATAAAAACAGTAACAACAGAAAAAAATCTAGTGAAGAAAAATAATTTACATTATGTGAGAATAACAGCAACTGACCACGTTTGGCCAAGTCCTGAAAATATAGATGAATTTATCAAACTATATAAATCTTTGCCTAAAGATGCATGGCTACATTTTCATTGCGAAGCTGGTAAAGGAAGAACAACAACATTTTTAGCAATGTATGATATGATGAAAAATCCACAAGTACCATTAAAAGATATATTATATCGTCAATTATTATTAGGTGGAAATTATGTGGCATATACAGAAGATATTTCTGCTAGCAGTAATTGGAAGGCGCCTTATTATAATCAAAAAGCAAAAATGATAGAAGTTTTCTATCAATATGTGCAGGAAAATCATCAGAATAATTTCCAAGTTTTATGGTCAGATTGGCTTAAAAATCATAGTTTATAA
- a CDS encoding N-acetylmannosamine-6-phosphate 2-epimerase — protein sequence MLEQFKGKLIISCQALPDEPLHSPFIMGRMALAAKQAGAVGIRAQGVEDIKEIKKVTGLPVIGLIKRNYDDSEIYITATKKEVEELLESGCEIIALDATVRKRPNDEKLEDLVKLIKDNGKIALADISNDEEGIFAQKIGFDCVSTTLSGYTDYTPKLKGPDFGLVARMVDRLDIPVFAEGRINTPEDLKIAYECGAFGAIVGSAITRPQLIAKNFVNVLKDIDIK from the coding sequence TTGTTAGAACAGTTTAAAGGAAAATTAATAATTTCTTGTCAAGCTCTTCCTGATGAACCATTACATAGCCCGTTTATTATGGGACGAATGGCGTTAGCAGCAAAACAGGCTGGTGCAGTGGGTATACGAGCACAAGGTGTAGAAGATATAAAAGAAATTAAAAAAGTAACAGGTCTTCCTGTTATCGGTTTGATTAAACGAAACTATGATGATTCTGAAATTTATATCACAGCTACAAAAAAAGAAGTAGAAGAATTATTGGAAAGTGGTTGTGAAATAATCGCTTTAGATGCGACAGTGCGTAAACGTCCAAATGATGAAAAATTAGAGGATTTAGTTAAATTGATAAAAGACAATGGTAAAATCGCTTTAGCTGATATCTCTAATGATGAAGAAGGGATTTTTGCTCAGAAAATAGGTTTTGATTGTGTATCTACAACATTATCTGGATATACAGATTATACACCTAAATTAAAAGGCCCTGACTTTGGGTTGGTAGCAAGAATGGTGGATAGACTTGATATCCCAGTTTTTGCAGAAGGTAGAATAAATACACCAGAAGATTTAAAAATAGCTTATGAATGTGGTGCTTTTGGTGCGATTGTCGGTTCAGCAATCACAAGACCACAGTTGATAGCTAAAAACTTTGTTAATGTTTTAAAAGATATTGATATAAAATAA
- a CDS encoding sodium:solute symporter produces MQGFTWIDTAVLVIYLLGVLFAGLWFSNKEHQGKEFFKGDGTIPWWVTCVSIFATLLSPISFLSLPGNSYGGSWILWWAQIGMLIAIPLTIKYFLPIYSTLQIDTAYHYLEKRFGSKGLRILGALMFIVFQTGRMSIIMYLPCIALAELTGINVNILIIVMGIIAIIYSYSGGLKAVLWTDFIQGVVLIVGIALTLVVMIASINGGFGTVMDTLTTGHKFLLENEVWFSSDILSTSVFVILVGGGLTTFSSYVSSQDIVQRFTTTTDIKQLNKMTLGNGVLSIFAATVFYLVGTSLYVFYTQNPDLLMTTRQDLVFATYITYELPAGITGILLAAIFAASQSTLSTGINSVATSWVLDIQSVINPEMSSERQTKIAQYISLGIGILAIIVAIFLASGDIKSAYEWFNSFIGLALGALVGMFVLGAFSKHANAKGAVAAFIVSSIIVIYLKYFVPSVSYWTYTIITIISSLVVGNIVSYLTDKSFVAPKGTTVYTSKAPSSK; encoded by the coding sequence ATGCAGGGATTTACATGGATAGATACTGCTGTGTTAGTAATATATTTACTTGGCGTTTTATTTGCTGGTTTATGGTTTTCTAACAAAGAACATCAAGGCAAAGAATTTTTCAAAGGTGACGGAACTATTCCTTGGTGGGTAACTTGTGTATCTATTTTTGCTACTTTATTAAGTCCTATTTCATTTTTATCATTACCAGGTAACTCTTATGGTGGTTCTTGGATTTTATGGTGGGCTCAAATTGGTATGTTGATTGCCATTCCATTAACTATTAAATATTTCTTACCAATATACAGCACTCTTCAAATTGATACAGCTTATCATTACTTAGAAAAAAGATTTGGTAGCAAAGGATTACGTATCTTAGGTGCGTTAATGTTCATTGTTTTCCAAACTGGTCGTATGTCTATCATCATGTACTTACCTTGCATTGCTTTAGCTGAACTTACTGGTATAAATGTAAATATTTTAATTATTGTAATGGGTATTATTGCAATTATCTATTCTTATAGCGGTGGCTTAAAAGCCGTTTTATGGACAGACTTTATCCAAGGTGTAGTTTTAATTGTAGGTATTGCGTTGACTTTAGTAGTTATGATTGCAAGCATTAATGGTGGATTTGGCACTGTTATGGATACTTTGACTACTGGTCATAAATTCTTATTAGAAAATGAAGTTTGGTTTAGCTCTGATATCTTATCTACAAGTGTATTCGTAATCTTAGTTGGTGGCGGTTTAACAACATTTTCTTCTTATGTATCCAGCCAAGATATCGTACAGCGTTTTACAACTACAACAGATATTAAACAATTAAATAAAATGACTTTAGGTAATGGGGTATTATCCATTTTTGCAGCAACTGTATTCTATTTAGTTGGCACAAGTTTATATGTATTCTACACTCAAAACCCAGACCTTTTGATGACTACTCGTCAAGATTTAGTATTTGCAACTTATATCACTTATGAATTACCAGCAGGTATCACTGGTATCTTACTTGCAGCAATTTTTGCAGCATCTCAGTCCACTTTATCTACAGGTATTAACTCCGTAGCTACAAGCTGGGTATTAGATATTCAATCTGTAATCAATCCTGAAATGTCTAGTGAACGTCAAACAAAAATAGCTCAATACATTTCTTTAGGTATTGGTATTTTAGCTATCATCGTAGCTATATTCTTAGCTAGTGGAGATATTAAATCTGCTTATGAATGGTTCAATAGCTTTATTGGTTTAGCACTTGGCGCTTTAGTAGGTATGTTCGTACTTGGTGCATTTAGCAAACATGCAAATGCTAAAGGTGCTGTTGCAGCATTCATCGTATCTAGTATCATTGTAATTTATCTCAAATATTTTGTACCATCTGTTTCTTACTGGACATATACAATTATTACAATTATTAGCTCTTTAGTAGTTGGTAATATTGTAAGCTATTTAACAGATAAAAGCTTTGTGGCTCCAAAAGGAACTACTGTATATACAAGTAAAGCTCCATCTAGTAAATAA